The sequence agaaagaaaattggaccTTAGGACAGTGAGGGCAGGGATCCTTTGTAGGAAAGCACAAGAAACACAGACTTGTTCCTAGCTGACAAGGAGTGTACTGCCTGGTACCTGTCACCTGCTGAGGGGCTTAGGATGTGAGGGAGAATCTGACTACAGTTTCATATTCTTCCCCAGAAATCATACAGATTTCTCCACTCCTGACTCTGgtcatttctgtttttgtccTCCATATTTGCCTGGTGCCCCACCATCAACAGGTACTTTGGTCAATAATGTCCGACTCCCAAGAGGTCACAGGCTGGAATTGAGTGATGGAGACCTCCTGACCTTTGGCCCTGAAGGGCCCCCAGGAACCAGCCCCTCGGAGTTCTACTTCATGTTCCAACAAGTACGAGTCAAGCCTCAGGACTTTGCTGCCATTACCATCCCACGGTCTAGGGGAGAAGCCCGGGTTGGGGCTGGTTTCCGGCCTATGCTGCCCTCCCAGGGGGCTCCACAGCGGCCTCTCAGCACCTTCTCCCCTGCCCCCAAGGCCACACTGATCCTAAACTCCATAGGCAGCCTCAGCAAGCTCCGGCCCCAGCCCCTCACCTTCTCCCCTAGTTGGGGTGGACCAAAGAGCCTGCCTGTTCCCGCCCCACCTGGGGAAGTGGGGACCACGCCTTCTGCTCCACCCCAACGCAATCGGAGGAAATCTGTTCACCGAGTGTTGGCGGAACTGGATGATGAGAGTGAGCCTCCTGAGAACCCGCCACCGGTCCTTATGGAGCCCAGGAAGAAACTCCGTGTAGACAAAGCCCCACTGACTCCCACTGGGTAAGTGGAGTCCTCACTTGGCCCTCTCAGTGTTTTACTGCTTTTCGATTCCTTGTATCCCTAGGCTGTGAGGAGGTCCCCCTGCCTGGGGGGATGGGCACGGGAGGTGGAATAGATGGAATGGCAAGACCTGGGTTAGCTCtgataggaaaagaaaaatatgtgcagGAGAACATgagaggtggggtggggcagtGCTTATAAAACAACCGGAGTGAGCATGTCCTGCTTTTTACATTCATATGGCTTTAACCCCATTCTTCTAGTGCCTAAGGATGGGGAACTTTCAGGCTCACACTAGAGGTTTTTAGGCCCACCCTATGTGTTTTTAAGGACAGAGTCCAGGCTCACCTTAGTTCTCAGACCACTGTGCCTCTGTGGCCTCACCCTATGACCAGCCATAGGGTGGCAAGGTCTAGGCCTTCTCCTACAGGTTTCCGGTGACCCTTGTGTCTGTGTCACTTCCTTCAGAAATCGACGTGGCCGTCCTCGGAAGTACCCAGTGAGCGCTCCCATGGCTCCCCCTGCAGTTGGGGGCGGGGAGCCCTGTGCAGCTCCTTGTTGCTGCCTGCCCCAGGAAGAGACAGTGGCCTGGGTTCAGTGTGATGGCTGTGACGTCTGGTTCCATGTGGCCTGTGTTGGCTGCAGCATCCAGGCTGCCAGGGAGG is a genomic window of Homo sapiens chromosome 6 genomic scaffold, GRCh38.p14 alternate locus group ALT_REF_LOCI_4 HSCHR6_MHC_MANN_CTG1 containing:
- the TCF19 gene encoding transcription factor 19 isoform 2 (isoform 2 is encoded by transcript variant 7; The RefSeq protein has 1 substitution compared to this genomic sequence); translation: MLPCFQLLRIGGGRGGDLYTFHPPAGAGCTYRLGHRADLCDVALRPQQEPGLISGIHAELHAEPRGDDWRVSLEDHSSQGTLVNNVRLPRGHRLELSDGDLLTFGPEGPPGTSPSEFYFMFQQVRVKPQDFAAITIPRSRGEARVGAGFRPMLPSQGAPQRPLSTFSPAPKATLILNSIGSLSKLRPQPLTFSPSWGGPKSLPVPAPPGEMGTTPSAPPQRNRRKSVHRVLAELDDESEPPENPPPVLMEPRKKLRVDKAPLTPTGRE
- the TCF19 gene encoding transcription factor 19 isoform 1 (isoform 1 is encoded by transcript variant 3; The RefSeq protein has 1 substitution compared to this genomic sequence), with amino-acid sequence MLPCFQLLRIGGGRGGDLYTFHPPAGAGCTYRLGHRADLCDVALRPQQEPGLISGIHAELHAEPRGDDWRVSLEDHSSQGTLVNNVRLPRGHRLELSDGDLLTFGPEGPPGTSPSEFYFMFQQVRVKPQDFAAITIPRSRGEARVGAGFRPMLPSQGAPQRPLSTFSPAPKATLILNSIGSLSKLRPQPLTFSPSWGGPKSLPVPAPPGEMGTTPSAPPQRNRRKSVHRVLAELDDESEPPENPPPVLMEPRKKLRVDKAPLTPTGNRRGRPRKYPVSAPMAPPAVGGGEPCAAPCCCLPQEETVAWVQCDGCDVWFHVACVGCSIQAAREADFRCPGCRAGIQT
- the TCF19 gene encoding transcription factor 19 isoform X3, translating into MLPCFQLLRIGGGRGGDLYTFHPPAGAGCTYRLGHRADLCDVALRPQQEPGLISGIHAELHAEPRGDDWRVSLEDHSSQGTLVNNVRLPRGHRLELSDGDLLTFGPEGPPGTSPSEFYFMFQQAASASSGPSPSPSPLVGVDQRACLFPPHLGKWGPRLLLHPNAIGGNLFTECWRNWMMRVSLLRTRHRSLWSPGRNSV
- the TCF19 gene encoding transcription factor 19 isoform 3 (isoform 3 is encoded by transcript variant 12; The RefSeq protein has 1 substitution compared to this genomic sequence); translation: MLPCFQLLRIGGGRGGDLYTFHPPAGAGCTYRLGHRADLCDVALRPQQEPGLISGIHAELHAEPRGDDWRVSLEDHSSQGTLVNNVRLPRGHRLELSDGDLLTFGPEGPPGTSPSEFYFMFQQAASASSGPSPSPSPLVGVDQRACLFPPHLGKWGPRLLLHHNAIGGNLFTECWRNWMMRVSLLRTRHRSLWSPGRNSV